DNA sequence from the Agromyces aureus genome:
GCGTACCGGGCGACGGGCTTCTGGTTCGACTCGCTCGTCGAGATGGGCCTCGACGACCTCAGGCCGCGACCCGCGCTCACCTCCGACGCCCGTTTCGACGTGTGCCTCGTCGGCGGCGGTTTGACCGCGCTGTGGACCGCGCACTCGCTGCTCGCGCTGGATCCGACGCTCCGCATCGCGATCCTCGAGCGCGAGATCGCCGGGTACGGAGCGTCCGGCCGCAACGGCGGTTGGTGCTCCGCGCTGTTCCCGCGCACGGCGGGCGCGATCGAGCGTCACGACGGGCTCGACGCCGCCGTCGCGATGCGACGCGCGATGATCGACACGGTCGCCGAAGTCGGAGCCGCGACGCGTCGCGAAGACATCGACTGCGACTTCGTGCAGGGCGGCACCGTCGTGTTCGCGCGCGATGCCGTGCAGCAGCGGGCCGCCGCCGCGGATGTCGCCGAGGCCGCGCAGTACGGGGTCGATCGCACCGGGCTCCTCGACGAGCTCGAGGTCGCCGCCCGCTTCGGCATCACCGGCATCGGCACGAGCCGCCCGACCGCGACCTTCGACCCCGATTGCGCCGGAGTCCACCCCGGCAAGCTCGTGCGCGGACTCGCGCGGGCGGTCGAGGCATCCGGCGTCTCGATCTTCGAACGCACCGAGGTGCTCGACTGGGCGGCGGGGCGCGTGAGGTTCCGGTCCCTCGACAGCGGGTTCGAGGGCAGCGTCATGGCCCGACGGGTCATCGTCGCGCTCGAGGGCTTCGGGTCGCAGTTGCCGCGCGTCCGACGCCGCATCCTGCCCCTCTATTCGCTCATGATCGCGACGGAGCCACTCTCCGACGCGACGTGGAACGAGATCGGCATCGAGCACGGCCAGACCTTCAGCGACTACCGGCACCTGCTGATCTACGGGCAGCGAACCGCCGACAACCGATTCGCGTTCGGCGGTCGAGGGGCCAACTACCACTGGGGCAGCGCCGTCGATCCCTCGTTCGAGCGCGTCGACGCCGTGTTCGAGCACCTGCATCGCACGCTGGTGGAGCTCTTCCCGATGGTCGGAGCCGTCACGGTCACCCACCGCTGGGGCGGACCCATCGGCGTCGCGCGCGACTGGACCGCGACGGCGAGCTACAATCCGCGCACGGGCGTCGGATTCGCCGGCGGCTACGTCGGCGACGGCCTGTCGACCACGAACCTGGCCGGGCGCACGCTCGCCGACCTCGTGCTCGAGCGCGATACCGAGCTGACCCGCCTGCCATGGGCGAACCATCGTTCGCCGCTCTGGGAGCCGGAGCCGTTCCGGTTCATCGGCGCGAACCTCGGCGTGCTCGGCATGCAGGTCGCCGACTTGGAGGAGCGCGCCACCGGCCGCGCCTCGCTCGTCGCCAAGGCCGTGGGCCGGCTCACGGGCCACTGATCGCTCCGTGGTGCTCGTCCGTCCGCTCCGGGCGCACGAAGACCCATTCGGGAAGCGCCCCCGATCCGATGTACTCCGCGAGCAGGCTCGACATCGAATGCGCCGGATCGCACTCGAGCGCCGAGTCGAGGAACGCGCCGGCGACCGATCCGCGCCCCTGCGTCCACGCGAGCCAACCGGCGATGCAGAGCGACCCGCTCCGACCGGCGGCCGGCGCGTGCGCGATCGCGTCTCCCAGGACCGCCAGCGCGCGTTCGACCCTGGCCCGGTCGGGTCGCAGCATCGACCGGCCCATGATGAGCCGTGCAAGCACCTCGTCGAGGTCGGCCCGCTCGGCGTGCCCGCGGTCGTCGTGATCGAGATCAGCCGCCGCGATCTCCGCGGCGGCGGTGTCGTGCGGCGCGTGCGAGACCTCATGGGCGAGTTCGCCGACCATCCGTCCGAACGCGATCTGCAGCATCATGGCGTCACGGAAGGGAGGCCGCGAGGCGAGGTGCACGAACCACGCGAGCCTTCGCGCGTCGACCGGTCTGCGTCGGGGGCGGGCGATGAGCGTCTCGACGAGCTCGACCGGGTCCGCGTCCCGGCCGAGCTCCGACATCGCGCCCTCGAGGCTCGGGAGGTCGCGGAACTCCGCGAGGGCCGCGGCGACCGAGGCGGCTCGCGCGGGGTTCGCCGGCGGCAGCCCGGCTCCCGGTCGATCGCCCGCGGCGATCCGGTCGCCGTCGGGCACGTCATTGACAGCGGCGCTCGATTCGATCAGGACGAGCGGATGCCCCATGGCCGGCGCATCCGGGTCGAGCAGCGAGCTCCAGCCGTCGGCTGCCTGGCAGAGCGCATCGCGGACGACGAAACCCGCCTGCCCCGCTCGATCGGCGACGAGTTCGAGCAGCGCGCGCTCGGGCATCCCACCGTTGTCGGCGAATCGGGCGTCGGTGTAGATCACGGGGACGATCGCATCGATGTCGACGATCCGGCAGATCGTGCCGATCACCGCCGCCACGAGACGGTCGTGGTCGACTTCCGCGAGGGGCAGGTCGTGGCGGAGCACTCCGACCGACCGGTTGCCGCTGAAGACGATGCAGAGCAGCGATCGCTCCGGCCGGAACCCGGCGAGCGTGGGAACGAGAGCGAGGAAGTCGTGCGCCGACGCGGCGCGGATGATGGCGGTCATGCCGCGAGCATCGAGCACCGATCCCGCAGACGTCGGCGCGCTCCCGCCGCATCGGTCGGTTGCATCGAAGCCACGGCTGTTGAGGACTGCTCGCGGTCTCGTCCTCCACAGGACGTCGTCCGCGGCCTGTTGCGCCATGTCCGATTCCCGCGAGTCGTTGTCGGATGCCGCAGCTACGCTCGAGCCATGACCGACCTGTTCCTCGCACGACTCGACAGCCCGATCGGGCGGCTCGAGCTCCTCGCAGACGACGACGCCGTCACCTCGCTCTCGATCGAGCGCGACGGCGCACTCCCCCATGACGCCGACCCCGAGCGCCGCAACGCGGTGCTCGACCGGGCACTGGCGCAGCTCGGCGAGTACTTCGCCGGCGAGCGCACCGACTTCGACGTGCCGGTGCGCCTGCACGGCACGGCCTTCCAGCTCGCGGTCTGGAACCGGCTGCAGCAGTTGCGATGGGGCGACGCGACGTCGTACGGCGCGCTGGCCGCGGCCGTCGGCAAGCCGGGCTCGGCCCGGGCGATCGGCGGGGCCGTCGGAGCCAACCCCGTGCCGATCCTCGTCGGCTGCCACCGAGTGCTGGCGTCCGACGGCCGGATCACCGGGTATTCGGCGGGCGAGGGTGTTCCGACGAAACTCTGGCTCCTCGGCCACGAGCTCATCGGCTTCGCCGCGTGAGCGTGATCCCCCGGCCCGAGCTCATCCGAGGCGACGACGCCCTGGTGCGATGCGGTTGGAGCGGCAACGACCCCGAATACCGGCGGTACCACGACGACGAGTGGGGCACGCCGCAGCACGATCCAGTGCGACTGTTCGAGAAGGTCTGCCTGGAGGGGTTCCAGGCTGGCCTCTCGTGGATCACGATCCTCCGCCGGCGCCCCGCGTTCCGGGAGGTGTTCCACGACTTCGACGTCGAGCTGGTCGCCTCCATGGGTGAATCCGACGTCCTGCGCCTCCTCGCCGACGAACGCATCATCCGACACCGGGGCAAGATCGAGGCGACGATCCAGAACGCCAGGGCCACGCTCGAACTCGATGAGCCGATCGATCGACTCATCTGGGCATTCGCACCGCCCGCGCGGCCCTCTGCACCGGCCACCTTCGCCGAGGTGCCCGCCGTGACGCCCGAGTCGACGGCGCTCAGCAAAGAGCTGCGAGCGCGGGGGTTCCGTTTCGTCGGTCCGACCACGATGTACGCCCTGATGCAGGCGGCCGGTCTCGTCGACGACCACCTCAGCGGATGCTTCAGGTCACCGGCGGCCGCAGCTGCGGCACACGACTCGGCGGCGGCGAGGCCGTCGCTCGAAGCGCAGGCGCCCTCATCCGCGCTCTGAACAGTGAGACGACGGCGCGCCGGACTCAGGCGACGAGGTCGAGCTCGACCGGCGCACCCTCGCCCGCCGAGCCGAAGCCCATCACGAAGCCGGATTCGGCGGCCCACCCAACGAGGTCGTCGACGGAATGGAGCTGCGGGCGCGTCTCGAGCAGGCGGCGCGTGAACCGACCTTTCGCCTGCTTGTTGAAGTGGTTCAGCGCACGTCGACGACCTCCGTCGTCGACGGCGACGACCCGCAAGAACACACTGCCCGCACGCACCGGCGCCGGACCGAGCTCCGCATACGCCTCAGAGCGGAGGTCGACGACCAAGCCCTCGTGCGAGACGATGCGCTGCGCGATCGACTCCCGCCAGAAGCGCTTGAGCGCCACGCCCGGGACCCGAGAGTCGTGCGAGAGCCGATACGCAGGAATCCGATCCATGGCACCGACCAGCCCGAAGAGTGCCGAGTGCACGAAGACCCTCTCGGCGGCGAACTCGCGAGCGCGCTCATCGAGCGTCTCGGCATCGAGCGCGTCGAACAGCACGCCGGTGAACCGATCGAGCGCCGGCATCGTCGCCGACGTCCACAGCGCTCGGTTGTGCTCGATCTCGCCGGCGAGCCGCGGCCCCAGCTTGAGCGCTCGCATCGCGGCTTCGTCATCGGCGCATAGCGCCACCAGACGATCGGCGAGCTCGGTGCGCTGGGCTGCCAGGTCTGGAAAGGACAGCTTCGACAGGTCGAGCGGCGCACCGGTGCCGCCCGCGCGCTTCGTCTCCGAAGGCGGCAGGAGGAGCAGCATCTACGAGGCGAGGAAGGCGAGCGTCGCGTCGACGTTGGCGCCGAGGGACTCGATGCTGTCGATCGTCACGCGCGGAAGCGCCGACGACGGGCCGGTCCAGGCGGCGTAGCCCTCGAGGCTCTGCTCGACCGCGCGCCACGTCGTCTCTTCGAGGTGCGGCAGGTTGCGCTCGCGCTTGGCGAGACGCGAACGGTGGAGCTCCTCATCGGAGCAGACCACCTCGACCACGCGAAGACGCACGTCGGTACGCACCGCGAGATCTCGCCACTGCAGGCGGGCCGCCTCGCCGGCGTTCACGGCATCCACGATGACCGTCCGGCCCGAGGAGAGCTCCTTCTCGGCGATCTCCTCGGCCACGAGGTATGCCGCGAGCCCGGTGGGCTCGTCGGCATCGATCCCAGCCCGCAGAATCGCGGACTCGATCGGGTCGACCGACACGACGGTCGCCCCGAGCCGGGCGCCCACGATCTCAGCGATCGTGGACTTCCCGGCTCCGGGCAGACCCGCCATGACGACGAGTTGCGTGATCGACAGCTCTCCGAACTGCCGATCCAGCGGCTGCTCCCCCGGCATCCGCTCGGCCTCAGGCCAGTTCGGCGTGAGATGCGACGATCTGCACGGCGTTGGACTGCACCGACAGGAAGCCGTCTTCGGCGTTCGCGGCGATCTTCTCACCGCTGGGGAGGGACACCCGGACCTCGCCGGCGGCGAGGACCGCGAGCATCGGCTCGTGGCCCGGCAGGATGCCGATCTGGCCCTCGACGGTGCGAGCGATCACCATGGACGCCTCGCCCGACCAGATCTCCCGGTCGGCCGAGACGACGCTCACCTTGAGTGCGGCCATGCTCAGCCGTTCTCCTTCTGGATGCGTGCCCACTGCTCTTCGACGTCGCCGATGCCACCGACGTTGAAGAAGGCCTGCTCGGCCACGTGGTCGAAGTCACCACGGGAGATCGCGTCGAACGACTCGATCGTGTCCTTGAGCGGAACGGTCGAACCCTCGACACCCGTGAACTTCTTGGCCATGTAGGTGTTCTGCGAGAGGAACTGCTGGATCCGGCGCGCGCGGGCCACCGTGATCTTGTCCTCCTCGGAGAGCTCATCGACACCGAGGATGGCGATGATCTCCTGGAGTTCCTTGTTCTTCTGCAGGATCTGCTTGACCGTGGTCGCGACGCGGTAGTGGTCGGCGCCCAGGTAACGGGGGTCCATGATGCGCGACGTCGAGGTCAGCGGGTCGATGGCCGGGTACAGACCCTTCGACGCGATCTCACGCGAGAGCTCGGTCGTGGCGTCGAGGTGCGCGAAGGTCGTCGCGGGAGCCGGGTCGGTGTAGTCGTCGGCGGGCACGTAGATCGCCTGCAGCGAGGTGATCGAGTGACCACGAGTCGACGTGATGCGCTCCTGGAGGACGCCCATCTCGTCGGCGAGGTTCGGCTGGTAGCCCACGGCGGACGGCATGCGGCCGAGCAGCGTGGAGACCTCGGAGCCGGCCTGCGTGAAGCGGAAGATGTTGTCGATGAAGAGCAGCACGTCCTGCTTCTGCACGTCGCGGAAGTACTCCGCCATCGTGAGCGCGGAGAGGGCGACGCGAAGACGCGTTCCCGGCGGCTCGTCCATCTGGCCGAAGACGAGGGCGGTCTTGTCGAAGACGCCCGCCTCCTCCATCTCGTGGATGAGGTCGTTGCCCTCACGGGTGCGCTCGCCGACACCGGCGAACACCGACACACCACCGTGATCCTGCGCGACGCGCTGGATCATCTCCTGGATGAGGACGGTCTTGCCGACACCGGCACCACCGAAGAGGCCGATCTTTCCACCCTGCACGTACGGCGTGAGGAGGTCGATCGACTTGATGCCGGTCTCGAAGAGCTGCGTCTTCGACTCGAGCTGGTCGAATGCCGGCGGCTTGCGGTGGATCGGCCAACGCTCGGTGATCTCGATCTGCTCGCCGGGCTCGCCGTTGAGGACATCGCCGATGACGTTGAAGACCTTGCCCTTGGTGACGTCGCCGACGGGCACCGAGATGGCTTCGCCCGTGTCGGTGACCTCCTGGCCGCGGACGAGACCGTCGGTCGGGTTCAGCGCGATGGCGCGGACGAGGTCGTCGCCGAGGTGCTGCGCGACCTCGAGGGTCAGGATCGTGCTGTGGTCACCGATGGTGACGGTGGTCTTCAGCGCGTTGTAGATCTCGGGAATCGAGTCGTGGGGGAACTCGATGTCGACGACGGGGCCGGTGACGCGTGCGATGCGCCCGACGGTGCCGGCGACACGCTCGGCGACCGGCGCGGTTGCGGTGTCAGTCATTCTGCTCTCTCTTTTCTGAGTTGCTACTTGGCGGCGACGAGCGCATCGGCGCCGCCCACGATCTCGGAGATCTGCTGCGTGATCTCGGCCTGGCGTGCGTTGTTCGCAAGGCGGGTGTAGTCGGTGATGAGCTTGTCGGCATTGTCGCTCGCCGACTTCATCGCCTTCTGGGTCGCCGCATGCTTGGCCGCGGACGACTGCAGCAGCGCGTTGAAGATCCGGCTCTCGATGTAGACCGGAAGCAGCGCGTCGAGCACGGTCTCCGCGTCGGGCTCGAACTCGTAGAGCGGCTCGATCTGCGCGTTCGCCTCGGCGACGCCCTCGACCACCTCGAGCGGCAGGAGCCGCACGACCGAAGGGGTCTGGGTCATCATGCTGACGAAGCGGTTGTACACCACGAAGATCTCGTCGACGCCGCCGTCGGACGCATCCCGGAGGAACGCCTCGAGCACCGCGTCGGAGATCTCCTTCGCGAGGTCGAAGTCGGGGTTCTCCGAGCTGCCCACCCACTGCTGCTCGAACTCACGACGACGGAACGCGAAGTATCCGACCGCCTTGCGCCCGACGAGGAAGTAGTTGACTTCCTTGCCCTCCGAACGGAGCAGCTCACTGAGCTGCTCCGCCTCACGGAGCACCTGCGAGTTGAACGCACCGGCGAGACCGCGGTCCGACGTGAGGATCACGACGGCCGCGCGCTCGATGCGCTCGGGCTCGGTGGTCAGCACGTGGTCGACGTTCGAGTGCGTCGCGACCGCCGAGACGGCACGCGTGATGGCTCGCGAATACGGCGACGACGCGGCCACACGAGCCTGCGCCTTCTGGATGCGCGAGGCGGCGATGAGCTCCATCGCCTTCGTGATCTTCTTCGTCGTCTGGGCAGACTTGATCTTCTGCCGGTAGACCCGAAGTTGCGCTCCCATGTCTCTCCTGTAGTCCTAGAGTCGATCGATCAGTCGTGTCGAGGCGCTCAGCGCTTCGACTTGACGACCTGCTCCTGGTTGACGGATTCGGCGTCGATCGGCTCGAACTGCTCCGAGCCCACGGATGCGAGCGGCTTGCCCTCGCCCGTCTGGAACTCGAGCTTGAACTTGTCGACCGACGACTCGAGGGTCGCAACGGTCTCGTCGGAGAGCACGTTCGTCTCGCGGAGGTCGGTCAGCACCGAGGTGTTGCGGCCGAGGAAGTCGAGCAGCTCGCGCTCGAAGCGCAGGATGTCTTCGACCGGGACCTCGTCGAGCTTGCCGTTGGTGCCGGCCCAGATCGAGACGACCTGCTCCTCGACGGGGTACGGCGAGTACTGCGGCTGCTTGAGCAGCTCGGTGAGGCGGGCGCCACGCGCGAGCTGACGACGGCTGGCCGCGTCGAGGTCGGAGGCGAACATCGCGAACGCCTCGAGCGAACGGTACTGGGCGAGCTCGAGCTTCAGCGTGCCCGAGACCTTCTTGATCGACTTGACCTGCGCGTCACCACCGACACGCGAGACCGAGATGCCCACGTCGACCGCGGGACGCTGGTTGGCGTTGAACAGGTCGGACTGGAGGAAGATCTGGCCGTCGGTGATCGAGATCACGTTGGTCGGGATGTACGCCGAGACGTCGTTCGCCTTGGTCTCGATGATCGGGAGACCCGTCATCGAGCCGGCACCGAGCTCGTCGGACAGCTTCGCGCAACGCTCGAGCAGACGCGAGTGCAGGTAGAAGACGTCACCGGGGTACGCTTCGCGTCCCGGCGGACGGCGGAGGAGCAGCGACACGGCGCGGTAGGCCTCGGCCTGCTTCGACAGGTCGTCGAAGATGATGAGGACGTGCTTGGAGTCGTACATCCAGTGCTGGCCGATGGCCGAACCGGTGTAGGGGGCGAGGTACTTGAAGCCCGCGGGATCGGAGGCCGGGGCCGCCACGATCGTGGTGTACTCCATGGCACCGGCGTCCTCGAGCGCGCCCTTCACCGAGGCGATGGTCGAGCCCTTCTGGCCGATGGCGACGTAGATGCAGCGAACCTGCTTGTTGACGTCGCCGGAATCCCAGTTGGCCTTCTGGTTGATGATCGTGTCGATCGCGATGGCCGTCTTACCGGTCTGGCGGTCGCCGATGATCAGCTGACGCTGGCCGCGGCCGACGGGGATCATGGCGTCGATCGCCTTGATGCCGGTCTGGAGCGGCTCGTGGACCGACTTGCGCTGCATGACACCGGGAGCCTGGAGCTCGAGGGCGCGACGGCCTTCGAGGCCCGTGATCTCACCGAGACCGTCGATCGGGTTGCCGAGCGGGTCGACGACACGGCCGAGGTATCCCTCGCCGACGGGGACCGAGAGGACCTCGCCCGTGCGGGTCACCTCCATGCCCGCTTCGATGCCGGTGAACTCGCCGAGGACGACGACGCCGATCACGTCTTCCTCGAGGTTCAGCGCGAGACCCAGCGTGCCGTCCGCGAAGCGGATGAGCTCGTTGGCCATGACCGAGGGCAGTCCCTCGACGTGCGCGATGCCGTCGGCGGCATCGGTGACGTATCCGACCTCGGTCTTCTGCGCCGTGCCCGGCTCGTAGGCCGCGGCGAACTCCGTGAGAGCCGTACGGATCTCATCGGGGCTGATGGAGAGTTCTGCCATTGTCTTTTCCTTTTCTGTACCGGTTGTACAGCTACTGGTGTGTCACGGCGCGGGACGCCGGTCGGTGTCGTCCGGCGTCAGCCGGCAAGCTTCTGCCTCAGCGAGCTGAGGCGAGAGGCGACGCTGCCGTCGATGACGTCGTCGCCGATCTGCACGCGGACCCCACCGAGCACGGCGGGATCGACGATGGTGTCGAATCGGATACGGCGACCCGCCTTGACGGCGAGTCCCTGCTCGAGTCGCGCCAGCTGAGCGGAGCTCAGCGGCACGGCGGTCGTGACGGTCGCCACCTGGAATCCGCGCTGATCGGCGAGGACGCCGGCGGCGGCGCGAAGCATCGCGCCGATGCGGCGTCCGCGGGGTGAGAGCACCAGGTGGCGCACGACGACGAGCGTCGCCGGGTCGGCCTTGCCTGCACCGAGCAGTCGCTCGACCAGTCGTGCCTTGGCGTCGTTCGCACCGAGCTTGGAACCGAGCGAGAGCTCGAGTTCCGCGTCGGAGGCGACCGCGCGCTCGAAGGCGAACAGCTGCTCGTCGAGCTCGACGCCTTCGCCTGCGGCGTCGGCCGCGACCCGAAGGCCCAGCTCCTCGACGCCGTCGAGGAAGTCGGCATGGCTGGACCACCGCTGCGATGCCGCAGCCGTGAGCAGCGTCACCGCGCCCGGGACGATGCGACCGCCGAACACGCTGGAGACCAGCGCGCCCTTCTGCGCAGCGTCGGCTTCGGTGTCGGTGAGCGCGGTGCGCAGGTGGCCCGAGCCGGCGATGAGTCGAACCGCGGCGAGGAGGTCCTCGGCGACCGACAGGTCGGCCCGGCCCGACGACGCGAGCTCGGCTCGCGAGGCGGCCAGGGCCTCTCTCGTTGCGCTACCCATGGATTACTTCGTCTCCCCTGCGGCGGCCTTCTCGGACGCCTCGAGGTCGGCGAGGAACCGGTCGACCACGGCCTGCGCCTTCTGGTCGTCGGTGAGCGACTCGCCGATGACGCCGGAAGCCAGGTCGATCGCGATGGTGCCCACCTCGGAGCGGAGCGAGACGAGCGCGGACTGGCGCTCGGCCTCGATCTGCGCCTGCGCGCTCGCGGTGACGCGAGCGGCTTCGGACACCGCGGTGTCCTTGGCCTCGGCGACGATCTTCTTGCCGTCTTCACGAGCGGTCTCGCGGATCTGACCGGCCTCGGCGCGCGCATCGGCGAGCTGGGCGGTGTACTCCTCGAGGGCGGCCTCGGCCTTGCGCTGGGCCTCGTCGGCCTTCGCGATGTTGCCCTCGATCGCTTCGCCGCGCTCATCGAGCATCGTCTGGACGCGCGGGAGCACGTACTTCCAGAAGAAGATCAGGATGATGACGAAGCAGACCGACGACCAGAGGATGTCGTACAGCTCGGGAATGACCGGGCTGTGCGTCTCGCCACCCTCGGTCGCAGCGCTCAGTACTGCATGGAGCACGTTGGCCTCCTCAGTTGCGGCGGGTGGATCAGACGAAGATGAAGTAGGTCGCGATGCCGATGAAGGCGAGCGCCTCGGTGAAGGCGATACCGATCCACATCAGGACCTGGAGGCGGCCGGCCAGCTCGGGCTGACGAGCGACGCCCTCGATGGTCTTGCCGACGACGATGCCCACGCCGATGGCCGGGCCGATGGCTGCGAGGCCGTAGCCGACCGTCGCGATGTTGCCGTTGATCTCAGCGAGAACGGTGGTTGCGTCCACGTTGGGTTTCCTTTCCTAGGGATGTTTCTGGGCGGGTGCCCGGGCTCAGTGCTCTTCGGCGACCGCGAGCTGGATGTAGACCGCGGTGAGAAGGGTGAAGACGTATGCCTGCAGGAAGGCGACGAGGATCTCGAACAGCGTGAACGCGAACCCGAAGGCGAGCGTGCCGGCGCCGACGAGGGTCCACCAGCCGCCGAGGGAGAAGACGAAGAACTGCGTGGCTGCGAAGAAGAGCACGAGCAGGAGGTGACCGACGATCATGTTCATCATGAGTCGCAGGGTCAGCGTGACCGGACGGATCACGAAGGTCGAGAGGAGCTCGATCGGCGTGACGATGATGTACACCGGCCACGGAACACCCGAAGGGAAGAGGGAGTTCTTGAAGAAGTTCTTCGGGCTCTTCTTGACACCCGCGTAGATGAACGTCACGTAGGACACGATCGCGAGGACCAGCGGCACGCCGATGACGGAGGTGCCGGCGATGTTCAGGAACGGGATCACGCCCGTGATGTTCATGAACAGGATCATGAAGAACATCGTCGTGAGGATCGGCAGGAATCGCTTGCCGTCCTTCTTGCCGAGGAGATCCTCGGCGACGTTGACGCGCACCAGGTCGAGACCCATCTCGAGCAGGCTCTGGAACCGACCGGGCACGATGCGCAGGTGGCGCGTGCCGAGCCAGAAGACCAGGAGCAGTGCCGCGACCGCGACGAAGCGGACGAGCATGATGCGGTTGATCTCGAACGGGGTGTCTTCGAAGAAGAGTGCTCCCGGGAAGAATTCGTCGATCGACGGCCCGTGGAATTCACCATCGTTGGTTGACATCGGAACCAGAAGGTTCAGAGCGTTAGCTAGCAGCGCTATCTCCTGTTTCGGGGCGTGGAGCTCGGCTCTCGCGACGACGAACATCGGAACGGTCTCACGCACATGCCGAAGCAGGCGTTTACCGGGGGGATCTCCATTACTCTAGCAAGACTTCGGGCATCGGACGAATCGCCGACCGCGTCTCAGCCGACATTTTCGACAACGCGTCGAAAATCAGTCCTCTCGAGGCGCCGGAGGCAGCTCGACGTCGCTGACATGCGGCATCCGGGACTTCGTGATGACGACCACGTCGACGACGAGCGAGGCCAGCACGCCGGCCACCAGGCTGAGGAACAGCACGGTCGTGTCGAGCCACGCGGCGTCGCGCAGCAGGACGACGAGCACGATGAAGACGATGAACTTCAGCAGCCAACCGCCGAGCACGATGCCGAAGAACGCGCCCACGAAGAGGTCGCTCGAGGCGAAGCGGTTCGCGGTCAGGATGGTCGCGGCCGTGATGCCCATGAACACGACCGCCATCGCCGTGCCGATGAGCGCCCCGATGAGCCCTTCACTGCCGGCGAAGACGTAGCCCAGCACCCCGCTCACGAGGAGCAGCGCCGCGGCGACGATGCCGCCCCAGACCAGCGCTTGGCGCAGGACGGGGTTCGAGGTGGGCGTGTTGTCAGGTCGTGCGTCGTTCATCAGGCTCCAAGTCGTGGGTCGCCCGATTGTACCGATGCGTCCTGAGCCGAATCTGTCGGCGGTGCCGAGGGCCGCGTCCGCGCCGGAGGCTCGGAACCGCTGCCTACGAGGCGGGCGGCGTCTGCGGGGCCTGCCTCGCCTGCGCCGGGGCATCCGTCGCCTGCGGAGCGTCGACGACCGCGATCGCGCCGGTCTCGAGCTCGTCGAGGTGCGGAGCCATGGGCGCGGCGGACGTCGCCTCTGCGGCCACCGTCAGGCGCTTGCGCCGCCCGAGGGGCGCGAGCGTGACGATCGCGCACGCGACGAACCCGACGCCCAGCAGGAGGAACGCCCATCGGGCGCTGATGCCGAAGTACACCGGGAAGACATACGTCAGGAGGCATCCGATCGAGGCGACCGCGGTCCAGCCGTAGAAGATGAGCACGGCGTTCAGGTGCGAGTGCCCCATGTCGAGCAGTCGGTGGTGCAGGTGCTTGCGATCGGCCGCGAACGGCGACTTGCCCGCGCGCAGGCGCCGCACCACGGCGAGCCCGAAGTCGAGCAGCGGGATGAGCAGCACGATCACCGGCAGGATGATCGGGATGAACGCGGCGAAGAGCTGGTTGAACCCGACGCCGGCGGGGTTCAGCTGGCCGGTCACGGCGATCGCGGAGGTCGCCATGAGGAGTCCGACGAGGAGCGCCCCCGCGTCGCCCATGAAGAGCTTCGCGGGCCGCCAGTTGAGCGGCAGGAAACCCGCGCACGCACCGACGAGGATGATCGCGATCATCGAGGCGAGGTTGAAGTAGTTCGTCGGCGAGGTCTGCTGCACGAGCAGGTAGGTGTAGACGAAGAACACGCCGTTCGAGATGAGCGAGACGCCGGCGACGA
Encoded proteins:
- a CDS encoding NAD(P)/FAD-dependent oxidoreductase, whose amino-acid sequence is MPRPVHAATDGSVAAYRATGFWFDSLVEMGLDDLRPRPALTSDARFDVCLVGGGLTALWTAHSLLALDPTLRIAILEREIAGYGASGRNGGWCSALFPRTAGAIERHDGLDAAVAMRRAMIDTVAEVGAATRREDIDCDFVQGGTVVFARDAVQQRAAAADVAEAAQYGVDRTGLLDELEVAARFGITGIGTSRPTATFDPDCAGVHPGKLVRGLARAVEASGVSIFERTEVLDWAAGRVRFRSLDSGFEGSVMARRVIVALEGFGSQLPRVRRRILPLYSLMIATEPLSDATWNEIGIEHGQTFSDYRHLLIYGQRTADNRFAFGGRGANYHWGSAVDPSFERVDAVFEHLHRTLVELFPMVGAVTVTHRWGGPIGVARDWTATASYNPRTGVGFAGGYVGDGLSTTNLAGRTLADLVLERDTELTRLPWANHRSPLWEPEPFRFIGANLGVLGMQVADLEERATGRASLVAKAVGRLTGH
- a CDS encoding DUF4192 family protein — its product is MTAIIRAASAHDFLALVPTLAGFRPERSLLCIVFSGNRSVGVLRHDLPLAEVDHDRLVAAVIGTICRIVDIDAIVPVIYTDARFADNGGMPERALLELVADRAGQAGFVVRDALCQAADGWSSLLDPDAPAMGHPLVLIESSAAVNDVPDGDRIAAGDRPGAGLPPANPARAASVAAALAEFRDLPSLEGAMSELGRDADPVELVETLIARPRRRPVDARRLAWFVHLASRPPFRDAMMLQIAFGRMVGELAHEVSHAPHDTAAAEIAAADLDHDDRGHAERADLDEVLARLIMGRSMLRPDRARVERALAVLGDAIAHAPAAGRSGSLCIAGWLAWTQGRGSVAGAFLDSALECDPAHSMSSLLAEYIGSGALPEWVFVRPERTDEHHGAISGP
- a CDS encoding methylated-DNA--[protein]-cysteine S-methyltransferase, with product MTDLFLARLDSPIGRLELLADDDAVTSLSIERDGALPHDADPERRNAVLDRALAQLGEYFAGERTDFDVPVRLHGTAFQLAVWNRLQQLRWGDATSYGALAAAVGKPGSARAIGGAVGANPVPILVGCHRVLASDGRITGYSAGEGVPTKLWLLGHELIGFAA
- a CDS encoding DNA-3-methyladenine glycosylase I, which gives rise to MPRPELIRGDDALVRCGWSGNDPEYRRYHDDEWGTPQHDPVRLFEKVCLEGFQAGLSWITILRRRPAFREVFHDFDVELVASMGESDVLRLLADERIIRHRGKIEATIQNARATLELDEPIDRLIWAFAPPARPSAPATFAEVPAVTPESTALSKELRARGFRFVGPTTMYALMQAAGLVDDHLSGCFRSPAAAAAAHDSAAARPSLEAQAPSSAL
- a CDS encoding YaaA family protein; translation: MLLLLPPSETKRAGGTGAPLDLSKLSFPDLAAQRTELADRLVALCADDEAAMRALKLGPRLAGEIEHNRALWTSATMPALDRFTGVLFDALDAETLDERAREFAAERVFVHSALFGLVGAMDRIPAYRLSHDSRVPGVALKRFWRESIAQRIVSHEGLVVDLRSEAYAELGPAPVRAGSVFLRVVAVDDGGRRRALNHFNKQAKGRFTRRLLETRPQLHSVDDLVGWAAESGFVMGFGSAGEGAPVELDLVA
- a CDS encoding AAA family ATPase; its protein translation is MPGEQPLDRQFGELSITQLVVMAGLPGAGKSTIAEIVGARLGATVVSVDPIESAILRAGIDADEPTGLAAYLVAEEIAEKELSSGRTVIVDAVNAGEAARLQWRDLAVRTDVRLRVVEVVCSDEELHRSRLAKRERNLPHLEETTWRAVEQSLEGYAAWTGPSSALPRVTIDSIESLGANVDATLAFLAS
- a CDS encoding F0F1 ATP synthase subunit epsilon gives rise to the protein MAALKVSVVSADREIWSGEASMVIARTVEGQIGILPGHEPMLAVLAAGEVRVSLPSGEKIAANAEDGFLSVQSNAVQIVASHAELA